A region from the Linepithema humile isolate Giens D197 chromosome 1, Lhum_UNIL_v1.0, whole genome shotgun sequence genome encodes:
- the LOC105670733 gene encoding cytochrome c, testis-specific-like, with protein sequence MGDATNGKKLFMKMCVTCHTTEKDGKHKMGPNLHGIMGKTCGTVPGFDFTESMKKKAIIWDENTLNDYLECPKKFIPGTKKSFYGIKKSEDRRDLIAFLATLK encoded by the exons ATGGGCGACGCAACCAACGGTAAGAAATTATTCATGAAAATGTGCGTTACGTGCCATACTACGGAAAAGGACGGTAAACATAAAATGGGTCCTAACCTGCACGGCATCATGGGCAAAACATGTGGAA CTGTTCCAGGATTTGATTTTACGGAAAGCATGAAGAAAAAAGCCATTATATGGGACGAAAACACTTTAAACGATTATTTGGAATGtcctaaaaaatttattccgggaacaaaaaaatctttttatggCATCAAAAAGAGCGAAGATCGAAGAGATTTAATAGCTTTTCTAGCCACTTTGAAATAA
- the LOC105670731 gene encoding cytochrome P450 4g15-like isoform X1: METIPETAWSFQSVAVSLLAVFVVIILAAYYYVETNRAVRIIKKLPQPRPVPIIGHALYTLGLSPNNLVTELLKYWQKLGMVGGVYVGSKVFAFLGDPEDIEIILKSSVHIDKAMEYKLFEPWLGDGLLITKGDKWRRHRKIIAPTFHINILKTFVPLFYENSLALVRQLRDEIGKEFDCHDYLSAVTVDILTETVMGVKKEKGEKTGFDYALAVMKLSDILHRRHYNMLLRFEFIFKHTKLAKLQKKLIDLVHATTNRVIAKKTENIEKKLVEQQEDKSTDNLNTAENPKDAQSNGSSYTKLHYARDDLDDIDENDVGEKKRLAFLEMMIEMKKNGGQMTDEEIREEVNTIMFEGHDTVAAGSSFTLCILGCHPDVQARVHEELDEIFGDSDRQCTFQDTLEMKYLERVILESLRLFPPVPVIARYLNEDVQIVTGNYILPKSTTVLIFPFGAHRAEKYYPNPSVFNPDNFLPENMQKRHSHAFIPFSAGPRSCVGRKYALLKLKVLLSTILRHYRIISDSFEETQLRGDIILKRDDGFKIKIEPRESIPC, encoded by the exons ATGGAAACGATTCCAGAAACGGCTTGGTCTTTTCAAAGCGTAGCTGTGTCTCTGCTAGCTGTATTCGTCGTAATAATACTCGCAGCGTACTATTACGTTGAGACTAATCGAGCAGTTcgtattataaagaaattgccAC aaCCACGACCCGTGCCTATCATTGGTCATGCATTATATACTTTAGGATTATCTCCTAATAATCTAGTtactgaattattaaaatactggCAGAAACTTGGGATGGTAGGAGGTGTATATGTCGGTTCCAAAGTATTCGCTTTTCTAGGAGATCCAGAGgatatcgaaataattttgaagagTTCTGTGCATATTGACAAAGCCATGGAATATAA ACTTTTCGAACCATGGCTTGGAGATGGTTTGCTAATCACAAAAGGCGACAAATGGCGCagacatagaaaaataatagcacctacatttcacataaatattttgaaaacgttTGTACCCTTATTTTATGAGAACAGTTTAGCTCTCGTAAGACAGTTACGCGATGAAATTGGAAAGGAATTTGATTGCCATGATTATTTATCAGCTGTAACAGTTGACATTTTGACGGAAACAGTAATGGGagttaaaaaggaaaaaggagaaaagacTGGATTTGATTATGCTTTAGCCGTAatgaa ATTATCTGATATCCTACACCGAAGACATTACAATATGTTGTTGcgttttgaatttattttcaaacacACAAAGTTAGCCAAACTGCAAAAGAAACTGATTGATCTTGTTCACGCAACGACAAATCGTGTGATTGCAAAAAAAACAGAGAACATCGAAAAGAAACTTGTCGAACAGCAAGAAGATAAGTCAACGGATAATTTGAATACGGCTGAAAATCCGAAAGATGCTCAAAGTAATGGCAGTAGTTATACAAAATTGCATTATGCAAGAGATGATCTCGATGATATCGATGAGAACGACGTAGGCGAGAAAAAGCGACTTGCTTTCCTAGAGATGATGATAGAGATGAAAAAAAACGGCGGGCAAATGACCGATGAGGAGATCAGAGAAGAAGTAAACACTATTATGTTTGAG GGTCATGATACCGTAGCAGCTGGCTCGAGTTTCACACTTTGTATATTAGGATGTCATCCAGATGTTCag GCTCGCGTACACGAAGAATTGGATGAAATTTTCGGCGATAGCGACAGGCAATGCACGTTTCAGGACACTTTGGAGATGAAATATCTTGAAAGAGTTATTTTAGAAAGTTTGAGGCTTTTCCCCCCAGTACCTGTAATTGCCAGGTACCTTAACGAGGATGTGCAAATAG tTACAGGCAATTATATTCTTCCAAAGAGTACCAcagtattaatttttccattcgGAGCACATCGtgctgaaaaatattatccgaATCCGTCAGTGTTTAATCCAGACAACTTTCTACCGGAAAATATGCAGAAGAGGCATAGTCACGCTTTTATTCCTTTCAGCGCCGGACCAAG atCATGCGTAGGGCGGAAATACGCCTTGTTAAAGCTGAAGGTTCTGTTATCAACAATACTGAGGCATTACCGTATCATTTCCGATTCATTTGAAGAAACTCAATTGCGAGGCGATATTATTCTGAAAAGAGATGACGGATTCAAAATCAAGATTGAACCGCGCGAGTCAATACCTT gtTGA
- the LOC105670731 gene encoding cytochrome P450 4g15-like isoform X2: MSIDRSFKGERWPRATFEPRPVPIIGHALYTLGLSPNNLVTELLKYWQKLGMVGGVYVGSKVFAFLGDPEDIEIILKSSVHIDKAMEYKLFEPWLGDGLLITKGDKWRRHRKIIAPTFHINILKTFVPLFYENSLALVRQLRDEIGKEFDCHDYLSAVTVDILTETVMGVKKEKGEKTGFDYALAVMKLSDILHRRHYNMLLRFEFIFKHTKLAKLQKKLIDLVHATTNRVIAKKTENIEKKLVEQQEDKSTDNLNTAENPKDAQSNGSSYTKLHYARDDLDDIDENDVGEKKRLAFLEMMIEMKKNGGQMTDEEIREEVNTIMFEGHDTVAAGSSFTLCILGCHPDVQARVHEELDEIFGDSDRQCTFQDTLEMKYLERVILESLRLFPPVPVIARYLNEDVQIVTGNYILPKSTTVLIFPFGAHRAEKYYPNPSVFNPDNFLPENMQKRHSHAFIPFSAGPRSCVGRKYALLKLKVLLSTILRHYRIISDSFEETQLRGDIILKRDDGFKIKIEPRESIPC, translated from the exons aaCCACGACCCGTGCCTATCATTGGTCATGCATTATATACTTTAGGATTATCTCCTAATAATCTAGTtactgaattattaaaatactggCAGAAACTTGGGATGGTAGGAGGTGTATATGTCGGTTCCAAAGTATTCGCTTTTCTAGGAGATCCAGAGgatatcgaaataattttgaagagTTCTGTGCATATTGACAAAGCCATGGAATATAA ACTTTTCGAACCATGGCTTGGAGATGGTTTGCTAATCACAAAAGGCGACAAATGGCGCagacatagaaaaataatagcacctacatttcacataaatattttgaaaacgttTGTACCCTTATTTTATGAGAACAGTTTAGCTCTCGTAAGACAGTTACGCGATGAAATTGGAAAGGAATTTGATTGCCATGATTATTTATCAGCTGTAACAGTTGACATTTTGACGGAAACAGTAATGGGagttaaaaaggaaaaaggagaaaagacTGGATTTGATTATGCTTTAGCCGTAatgaa ATTATCTGATATCCTACACCGAAGACATTACAATATGTTGTTGcgttttgaatttattttcaaacacACAAAGTTAGCCAAACTGCAAAAGAAACTGATTGATCTTGTTCACGCAACGACAAATCGTGTGATTGCAAAAAAAACAGAGAACATCGAAAAGAAACTTGTCGAACAGCAAGAAGATAAGTCAACGGATAATTTGAATACGGCTGAAAATCCGAAAGATGCTCAAAGTAATGGCAGTAGTTATACAAAATTGCATTATGCAAGAGATGATCTCGATGATATCGATGAGAACGACGTAGGCGAGAAAAAGCGACTTGCTTTCCTAGAGATGATGATAGAGATGAAAAAAAACGGCGGGCAAATGACCGATGAGGAGATCAGAGAAGAAGTAAACACTATTATGTTTGAG GGTCATGATACCGTAGCAGCTGGCTCGAGTTTCACACTTTGTATATTAGGATGTCATCCAGATGTTCag GCTCGCGTACACGAAGAATTGGATGAAATTTTCGGCGATAGCGACAGGCAATGCACGTTTCAGGACACTTTGGAGATGAAATATCTTGAAAGAGTTATTTTAGAAAGTTTGAGGCTTTTCCCCCCAGTACCTGTAATTGCCAGGTACCTTAACGAGGATGTGCAAATAG tTACAGGCAATTATATTCTTCCAAAGAGTACCAcagtattaatttttccattcgGAGCACATCGtgctgaaaaatattatccgaATCCGTCAGTGTTTAATCCAGACAACTTTCTACCGGAAAATATGCAGAAGAGGCATAGTCACGCTTTTATTCCTTTCAGCGCCGGACCAAG atCATGCGTAGGGCGGAAATACGCCTTGTTAAAGCTGAAGGTTCTGTTATCAACAATACTGAGGCATTACCGTATCATTTCCGATTCATTTGAAGAAACTCAATTGCGAGGCGATATTATTCTGAAAAGAGATGACGGATTCAAAATCAAGATTGAACCGCGCGAGTCAATACCTT gtTGA